In Salarias fasciatus chromosome 9, fSalaFa1.1, whole genome shotgun sequence, the genomic stretch AAAAGGCCTGTGGGAAAAGTAAAGGCCCTCAAGATGCTCCACGCCGGCCGACAGTCCACCaagcatttcaaagaaaacattgattttgaaATTGAGCTTTTTGGATATTTCTCTTTATTCTGCTCCAgaagatttaaataaaaattgctttatgttgagattgcacTAACTTTGTGTACCAATAGTTACTCTGCATAATATACTCTGCAGCACAACAGAGAATCACTTTAAAGTTTGAGTGAAATGGTTCTGGTGACGCTCTGTAACCAGACCGGCCCGCCTAGGCTCCTGAAGTGGAACATCAGACGGTGCTGGGACCGTTCTGATAAACCTGTGGCAGCAGGAAAACGGGCAGGACCTCACATCAGCAGCAATCTGCAGCCACAAGAGGCCTGTCAAGCTCTTTTCCAGGGTTTTCTCCCACAATCCTctgctctgagcagcagcattcCCGGAGATCGCCCGGGCGAAGCGGCggccgctgctcttcctccagctggagtcccAGAGCGGCGGAGACAGGGACAGAACTCTGGAGGCACACATGTCCGAGAGGTGCCAAACATGTGGCTCGGggaccaaaaccagcccacaagagTGTTTAATCGGCCTCATAAGTCAATATTGAGACATGAAACTGAACAGCATTCCGCCACTTTACTGTCAATGTTGAGACCATAAAAGAACAGTGAAAATGAAGTTTATGTCCTTCTTTacataataaaatgcatttttgaaaTTTTACTGCAACACCAGCAAAACAGAATCAGAACCAAATCATTCATGATACTCTGATTTTTAGAGATGTACTCGAATACTAAGAATCATTGGCCCACAGCAGACTCACCCTGAAGAAATAATTTCatttacaaattatttaaaaaagaaaatgtttacgTATTGAATAAAACAGCTTTACAAAATTTGCATGAAAAAGTTTGCATGAAGCATCTCCATTGAGTATTTTAGGTAAACCCCCCCCGTGGCCCCCGTTGTGGTGGGTCCCGGCTGACCTGTGCTGCTGCGTGATTTACGAGGCTGCAggcttttgttttcatcttcaaaaaaaaaaagcccacaagAGGACGAAGATGAAGAGCTATCGCTTTACACCGAGGCCGGCCCCTTCGACACACGGCGGCAGAGCGCGGAGCGATGAGGCTGATTcactgagggggagggggtcaATTAGTCCAGGAAATCTGCAAAGCTGGGCTGACAGTCTGCACGGATTAGGAGGGACTCGCTTCATAAATCAGACGGCGTGTGAGTGACGGGCGCGCACGGAACGAGGGCGCGCACGTCAACGTGGAGGTGAGAGCAGAGCGCCGATATCCTGGAGGGCAGCAGGCGGCGTTCCTCAGCAGAGCTCTGTTTCCAGCGCCACACTGCGTTCAGGCCTGTCTTCCTCCTGAGCTCCATGAGGCCCTGAAATAGAACAAGCCATCTCCATAAATACTGGCCCCCAGCGGGGGGCGTAGTTGCTCTGTGATCTCCTGTCAGCTCCGCAGGgcctccaccctgtcctcctGAGGACGGCACCTGAGCCGCCTGTCAGCCAGTCTCCAcccttttattgtgaaaggtcATCCAAACGCTCAGAGGCTGCCGTCCCCTCTGACCCCGCTGACCCCCGGACAGGAGAGCAGAGGCGTCACGTAGAGCGTCCAGGGTGGGAGGTCGTGTCGTCAGGACAGTTCAAGGCCTGCCTTTGTTCCAGGGCAGGAAGACCACCGCGGGAGGAACAGGTGGCCGCGGCGCTTTCAGATTTCTTTCAAGGTTGTGGTTTAGCTGAAGGGCGCTCGGGGCCGGGCAGTCCTGTCATTCCTGTCTCGTTTTGTTTGGAGGGTGTGTTGGATTCTTGTCGCTTCGCAGCGCCGGGCAGAGTTTTCCTCGGAGGAGCTGCGGTCTGCTGCCGCGACGACGACCGGAGCAGAAACTGGTGAACGCGTCGCCATTTTGGAATTATTCTCACGGGACGGCTCATGTGAGAACTTGAGATCAAAGTGTTCCTCACAGCCGTTCGCCCTCCAAGTCACACCCACTCCGACCGTTTCTCCAGCCCGTCCTCGGCGGTCTGGACCTCGGCTCCGCTGCCCAGCCCCACCAGCGTGTACTGACCCAGCCTGCGGGTACAGACCGCTGTTGTCGCGGAAACGTCCCCGGAGGGGAGCGCCAGAGTCCGTCTGGGTGGCGGCGGGGGCTTGAGCTTGCTGCGCTTGCTGACCCGGATGGATCTGGGCGTCCCGGTCGGGTCCTGAGGGCAGAGGGCCACCTCGCTGCCGTCCCGCTCCTCCTGGGAAAAGTAGCCGTTGTTCCCGTTGGAGTTGGAATCTGGATTCCTCAGAGCGCGAGGCAGAGAGCAGTGCTCCAGCGCCGGCAGCTCCGGACCGAAATCCAGCATTCCCCCGGCCCTCGAACCCCTGCTGCCCTGCCTCTTCCGGAAACTCTCCACTGGACCGGGCGCCGCCTCCAGATCCCGCTGAGGGGCCGGTTCCGTCCCCGTTGACGTTTGTCTGGCTGTGAGGAAACACCGCTCCTCCTCGACGAAGAGCTTCTccatcatcatcttcctcctgctcttctgcCTCACCGAGCGCTTGATGGCCCAGATGAAGTCCAGCATGTTGAGGAGGAGGGACAGCGACGCCGCGCCCAGCATGAAGCTGAGCATCACCGTCTTCTCGGTGGGCCTGGAGATGTAGCAGTCCACCTGCGTGGTGCACGGCGGGTTCTGGCACAGGAACCTCCTGGGGATGTAGAAGCCGAACAGGTAGTAGTGGGCCGCTCCGAACCCCGCCTCCAGCAGCGTCCTGAACACCAGCTGGACGATGTAGGCTCCGGTGAAGCACCCGGCCAGCGGCGGCGCCTTGCTCACCGACGCCCCGCCCGGCGGCTCCGGCCGGATCTTGAGCAGCCGGAAGGTCTTGCTGCTCGCCGCAGAGCTCAGGTCCACCGTGAGGGCGCCGGACACCTTGTGGACGACGTAGACGATGAAGAGGACGGAGGGGAGGCACAGGGTGAGCAGCTGCACCAGCCAGAAGCGGAAGAGCGAGACGGGGGCGAACAGGTCGTAGCAGACGTTGGCGCAGCCGGGCTGGATGGTGTTACACACAAACCGCTCCTGCTCGTCCTGGTAGAGCGGGTACCCGGcgaagaccaggaccagcaggcgCAGGAGGACCATGACAATGAGCCACACCTTCCCTGTCGGCGAAAACACAGGAAGCTTGAATTCATGGAGACACAAAACCTCTGGAGGTCTGGGAGCCATTCAAGACCCTGTTcacacaacgttttcaagtgaaaatgcagaatcTGTTCAGACCACTACGGTGCTCAATGaaatctttttgaaaacacttgaacCGTCTTAGTTTGAGCGTTTCTTGTGGACTCACCCATCAGAGTGATGCTGTGATTGACAGCGATGAAGAGGACGTCGAAGGCACTCGATCCCGCCATGCTTCCAGTCCTCCGGTGGAAGACGTTTATCCCACACTCCTGATCTACTCCCGTCTCATCCGTCTGGCTTCACTCCgacctccagctcctcaccGAGCCCCGACGACCCCCTCCAGGAAGAAACACATGTCCGATCCAGAAGCGTAAAGTCCAGACTGATCCGACCGAGCAGAGCCAGGTCCGGTCtcacctctccctctgtcccctgcAGACgactgtctgtcctcagacAACAGAAGACGGGAGCGAGCCCCATTGTGGGTCTATTCTTAACACACTTCCAAAAGCACGTCGCCGTCCTGGCATTGCAGAGATATTTTAGTGCAGCCGGCCGTCCTTACAGGAGAGGAGCCGGCCTCCTGGCCCGCCGGCTCTGTGGCACAGCGGCGAGCACGGTCCAACTGGCCGGCCCGTGAAGAAACACCAGTGACGGATCGAGACAACGCAGAGGTATGAGGACGGGGATTTGCTCTCATGACATCTAAGCTGGCTGCAAACAGTATCTTCTCACAGCTGATCCCAGTTTACGAGTGAGGAGGATTTCCTGTATTGTCATGTAATATGGACGGAAACATGAGGGGAAACCTGGCTACAGATATTATAAAACTTtatttccagtggctgtgaaCAGGAATTCTAGTAAAATTAATTCACAGGTAACAAATGAGATTTTCCCAGCTTATGCATGAAGCTTTCCTGACCTTGTGACTACGTTCAGGGAGGGAAATAATCATTCCACTCCAGACTGAAAGTCAGAATTCTGTGAGTTGTTGGAGACTGAATACTTATTTCCCTGAATGAAACGTGAACCAGAGTGTATcggtgaaggtgtgtgtggcggtgtgaGGCCTCCGGTGGATTTCCTATGAAACACAAACGACAGGCCGCAGGCAGCAAGGCTTTAAGACTTTAATTCTTGCAcgatttgtctttattttcctaAACGTTGTTTCAGAAGAGAAATGGGAGCAGTGCTaaaaatcaaacagaagaagaagaagaagtttggCAAACTGAGAACAGGAACGACTGAGAGGAGCGACAGAGAAGAGTCCAGCCGGCGGAGGATGAGGATGGGAgaaaaaacagaggaggaaggaTCAGGAGAGTGACTGAAGGTGGCACGGGATTCAGAGAACTCAAGACCGAAGAAAAACTCTATGCAGAGGTAGAGTTCAGTGCACGaggctgtgacacacacacacacacacacacacacacacacatacgcacgctcacacacgcacaataAATAAGATATACAATCGTTGAACAGCGTCTCCCGAGCTTCCTGTCTTCTCACtcggttcttcctcctcttcttcttccagaTGGTTCAGACACGCTGAGCTGAGTCCTTCactccgacctctgacctcttctcCCGAAACGCTCACATGAAGCTAAACGCCAACGCCGATATTGAAATTGGACCTGTTTTTTTTAGATCGCTGCAGATCTCCAGTCAGTCCAGTTCAGCAGAAGGCAGAAGAGCCGCCGTTACAGAATccatacatgtaaaaaaaacaaaaaaacaaccgaAAGGCCGGACTGCGCCTCGTCTCATTAGACTAGAGCGACTCGACTCTACGTTCAGCACATCCTCAACGTTTCCTCTGCGAGAAGAAAGGACGTGAGCGTGAACCAGGAATGAAGAATAATGTGACAGTTGGAAAGGTTATCAGATAAAACTCCAACcagaaaatattatttttcCAACTTGGACACGTCTGAGTGTTTGTTAAATTAAACAAATCAGGAGTTCGATTCAAATCAGAAACCAAAAGTGACTCATTTTAACTGTTAATACTGATGTTAAATAGTTTTGATTTCTCTCaaattcattaaataaaatgaactaAAATGACCATTTCTGAGAAGTCGAGACTTTCAGCCTGAAGCGATCATTACAGACACTGCAGCGTTGAAACCACAGAACGAGCGGAACGACTGGAGGGCTGAGTCTTCGTGAAGATCAGTCACAAACAGGCAGaggaatgaagaagaaaactaaaaaaaaacaacatttcatcaGCTGAGTCGAGGAAAATAGAAAATCCACAGTGACTGAAACCAAAACACGGAACGTCTGATAACCTTTCCCGTTGTTTCCGTGAGGATGAAGCTTCACGGCTTCAGGAACAAACATGGCGAGTTCACAAagtcaggtaaaaaaaaacctaaaagaaaaaaaacagagcttgAATCTGAATAGTTACAGTATGCAACACATataaaattggctttttttctgcagtgctGAGAAGAAAAGTGACCAAAAACACAACGACCTTAAAGTGGTGTCTCCCATTTAATACTGGACCGTTCTCTGATCTGTCCATTTCTGTCCCCTCGGTAAAAACCTCCCATATAAATAGTCTAGAGTCTCTCTGCTCtcgtttctctctttttacacTTCAGTCTACAGATGCTGCTGTATTCACACTGTACAAAGACGATTTTAGCAAAATGTATACAATCTCCGCCTCCCGTCCTTCTCCGGGAGTCGTGCTTCTGaaatgtttgtgctgtttttgctTCCTCCGCGAGCGAGGGCGACCGTAGAAAAAGTCTGAACGAGGAGGAGTGAAGAGTGCAGAGCTCCTCGTTCCAGGCACCAGGGGTCGGCGACGGCAGTGAGGACAGCTCCGCTGAGGCTCCACGGTAACGCCTCCCCTCCGGGTATTGCTGAGTGGACGGTGTggctgagggggcggggccataTGAAGGTCACCATGGAATGTACGCGTCTTTTCAaatgcaagaaaacaaaaaaacagagaaggaggaggagctctcAGGGTGTGCATTGTGCCTACAAGCTGTCAAACCGTCGTCTCCCGCTTCAGCGAGGAGCCGAGCAGAAGATgaacccccctccaccccccctccatcGCCGTGTGTTCCAGCTCGTCTCCGTCGTCTCTTCAGTCTCTGGGTTTCCTCCCAGCAGCCGGGTCGGTTTGGTCCGGTGCGGGCGGCCGGCGGGACTTCCTCTATGTACAACCGCCAGAGGGGGCGCCGTCGCACTGCTTAAAGTGCCTGGGTGGGCGGGAGAGCGCGGGATCGGGGACCGCCGGCCCTCCCGGCTGGCCGGCTGGCGGGCGTTAGGAGAGGATGGCCGGACACCACCGCACCGCCGCCAGGTTGTCGGCGCTCACCGAGCGCTTCTTGGCCTGCTTCCTCAGGTCCTTGTACTTGTCGTCGCAGAGCCGCGAGATGGCCTGAAAGCCAGAGCAGAGAGGCAGACTCGTTAGCGCTGACCTTTCTGGCTTCAGACCCAGAAGGTCAAAAAAACACGCGGCGAGGACGCAGGAAGAGGCGGAGAGCGAGAGGCTGGAGCTAATTACACCCGAACAAgactccacttcctgcctctcctTCACGGCTCTGTGACGCCAGTTCCCTCCTCGGGGTCACGGGGTCGGCggctcctcctcacctccagctTCTGGGCCTTGTCCCGGCTGAGCGGCTCCAGCGGCAGGCTCAGGTTGTTGGCCTCGGCCAGCGAGCGCAGGTCGAAGTAGTACTTGGCGTAGACGCTGGACGGCACGTTGATGTTGAACTGCACCAGCTCCAGGAACTGCCGCTCCAGCTCGTTCcttcagacagagcagaggcCGGCCGTCACTCACCGACCCACGAGCACGAAAACAAACCAGACCTGGAAACGCCCGTGGTCGTGCACGGCTCGGTGATCCGCGGCGACAGACGCTTTCATCTGCGCCTCTTCAGTCGTGACCCGCTCACTTCGCAGCGTAACGGCGATCCGGCGCGTCTCCCGCGCCTTTGTTCCTCGCCCTCGCGCATTTACAGGCATGTGGCAACAGACGGGCTAAATTTAGACGGGCCGCTGCAGCCAAACTAATATCGGAGCGTTTTATTTATCCTGCACCCGTTCACCTTCTCATCTGATTCTCTTCGGCTTCGTCCCTTCACTCTGCACGCTGTTTCCACCACCACAACACTCCGCTGACCTTCTGAAAGGACCTCTGGTCCAATCCTGAGTCACTATCTGGTGATTGTACGTGTTGGAAAGAGAAGCGAACAGGTGGCCCACAGAATGAATGTGAGGCGGAGGACAGGAATAGAGGGAGGTGAAGGGGTCGGAGGTGGCGGCGGAGGCAGCACGCCTGCGGCATCGTGTTCCTCCTCGGGATAATCCCTCAGATTCCCGCCCGGGTCGCGCCGAGGCGGGATGTAGGTCAGCGCGACCGGCGTCTTTCACGCCCACAGCGAGAATAAATATTATGGTTAGTaggagctgctgacaggacGACATGCGGACagacaccatccatccatccagaacgggtcaaacataaggtctgtgggccaaaacgaggccacaagaggctccaatctggtcctCCAAACCAACaagctaaaaaaataaaacaaaaaacgtgtttctctgcaggaacaaagaaaaacctttaaagACTGTTCTGGCTCCATTTCTCTCCAGATGAAACGAGGCTGTTTGAGGCTCCTgagctaaaatgagtttgacccCCGACCCAGAACGACGTGGCGGTCCGAGCTCCGGCCTTTGTTCCCTGTCTGAAGTCTGAGGTGCTGGACGGAGCGGGCGGAGGTCAACCACACCACGTCCAGACCTCCGCCGGCTCAACACCTGCCCAGCGCCGTCCGGCTCCACAATCACAGGCTATTCTCAGCCTGCTGGGAACAGGAcggtgtgtgtgacggtgtgtgtgtgtctgacacacacaacagcaaagagGAAGCGTTTACGACAACAGCTGAAGATGCTTCCTAAGCAGGGATCAGCTCAATTATTTAAAGCGTCTGAATCATTCGTGGAGCTCGGTCAGCGCTGAGGCACCGTTCAAGGCTCCAGAACGACCAATATTCAGCGTTTCGTGTTGGAAATAAATCAGGAAACTGTAGGAAAATGTCAGCCTGCAGCTTAAAGGTCAAAACTATTGTTGACGCTCAACGACGATCTGTATCGATCGTAAACTTTATTTAGCGTAAGTAAAAACACAGCTTGATTTAATGGATCTATAAATAATTAATTTCAGGAAAGCGTCTTGTGTCGACTGAACTGTTGACGCTTCCATCAAACAGCCTGAGAAGAAAGACGAACCTGGGCTGAATGCAGCCCCTGAACTACAGCGTGTCTGACCGACGCTCCCGCCGCCGAGCCTCGATCCGCGGCGTTCAGCCTTTCTTCTGCAGCGCTCTGAGGGGCTTTCCGGGACTCACATGTCCTCCACGGTGATGTCCTTGAGGATCTGGCAGTAGTCCACGTTCCACACCGCCTGGTCGTCCCAGACTTTGGAGGCCAGCAGGATGGCTCCCAGCACGATGCGCTTCCAGTTGGCGGGGCAGATGTCGATCTCGGCGTAGGTCAGGAGCCTCTCCAGGTAAATCTGTGACCAGCGACAAGCAGCAGCGTGTGAGCCTGacactctttagcatgtagcatcccTGGAGTGTGAGCCTTCATCAAACACCCATGCTAACAGAAAACCCTTCAGTCCTTCTGTCCCTCTCACCAGTTCCACTTCCCTCCGTCTGTCTGAACCCAGATTTCCCAGAGTGCTCAGCTCCCACCGCCTGAGCTGGAGATCCACTGATGGTCACGCTGCTGCGCTCAGTGAGAGAAAGcattctgctgcttctggtGGCTCGAGGCGCGTTACTGGCTGAGAGAGGACAGCTGAAGCTCTTTCCAGTTCCAGAGAAGCTTGCTAACGTCACACTGCACGCTTTCCTCTGAGCAGCaaagcatgaaaacagcagtgaTCATCTCCACGGGGCTACACCAGGGCTTCTGCCGCTTCCTCTCTTCACTGGACTGAACTCCTCCACTCAACTAAACTCATACCCAAACTCTGAAATCTGCCAACTCTCAGACAAGtttacaggctttttttttttccaagtcggAACAGAATCTACTGAGCATCCTTCTTATTATGGAAGTGTCTCGAGAAGAGCTGCGACTGTCCTGATCCCGGCTCACCACAGCCTCTGGACCGGAGCGAGAGACTTTAACGGCGGTTTTAAGGTCGGACTAATAACGGGAGGATGTGAAATACCAGATGCTGATACCAGTATCAGGGAAGTGGATCGATAAAAGGCGGCTGCTCACCAGAGTGACGATGGCACACTCGGCGGTCAGCTGCGCGGCGCTGAACAGCGTCCGGACGAAGCGATAGATCTGCTTCTGCTCCGGGTCGTGCTTGTCGTAGTCGGCGGGAACCTCCGACTTCTGCGGGCGACAAGACGGTGGTGAGGGAGCCGCCCGGTCTGACGAGCCCTCGCGGCTCCCGACGAGGCCTTACCGAGAGCGGGTGCAGCTTCTCGTCGAAAATGTCTAACAACATTCTTCCGTCGGCGTCTCTGAAAgcgcaggaaggaggaaggagcgTCAGGCCAtcgtgaaagaggagaaaacacacggCACACGTTCAGCTCACCTGTTTTTTATGTGGTAGTATATTGCGAGCGCGACGCTGTGAACAGAAGGAGACATAAAGAGGTCAGAGACGGACGGCTGGACTCGGGAGTCCTGCGTTCGCCCCGGCAGGTTACCACTTGATGGTGTACTTCAGGTTGGGCTGGCTGACGGTGCTGTCATCCAGGAAGATGGTGGAGCAGGAGCTGTACTTCCGCCTCATCGGGCCTGGGTGGTGCTggagtccaaacacacacacacacacacacacacacacaccgagatcAGCCACAGGGGAAACCAGTGCAGCTGAAAACCCCCCAACGAGGCCTGCATGCATGATGGAGAAcatctttaaagaaaacaccagATGTGAGGAATTCATAATAGCTGCTTTCCTTGTGGGGATGGCTGCAGCTGCAATGTTTCtgctaaaaacaacaacaaataactCATTTTTATCAGTTTCTTCAGTCGAGGTTGAAGAagtgaggacagagacaatCATGGGATGGATTTGCTTTGTCTATATTAGCAGAAGACAATGAGAAACTACTGCTAAACGCTACGTTTGAGTGGAATGAAAGGTCTGGGTTACTGGGGAAATGTTGTTTACCTTGCTCTCCGAAATGTGTGTAAACTTGCAAAGAAAGTAACACAGTAATACAGTTACTACAGTGAAACAGTAACAGTTACTGCAGAGTAACTCAGTTCCTGTCAACACTACAGGCACGATGAGTCTCTTCAGCGAGGTAAACGTCACTCACATGGTTGATGTAGaggctcttcctcttctcccgGACTGCAACAAAAAGACGAGAGAGTAGGTTTCAACAGCAGGATGGATGCCGGTGCAGTACACCGTCCccacagacagggggcagcattCACCCAGggttcacactgaaacacatttacagccaaaaaaaaaaaaaaacgaaagagaaagtgctcctcttcctctttacTGCTCTGAACCACCTTAAACAGCAAAGCAGCTTCAGCAAATGATATTTTTAACATGAACACAGCGTTAGGAGGCTTTAGAAAAGAA encodes the following:
- the gjd4 gene encoding gap junction delta-4 protein, which gives rise to MAGSSAFDVLFIAVNHSITLMGKVWLIVMVLLRLLVLVFAGYPLYQDEQERFVCNTIQPGCANVCYDLFAPVSLFRFWLVQLLTLCLPSVLFIVYVVHKVSGALTVDLSSAASSKTFRLLKIRPEPPGGASVSKAPPLAGCFTGAYIVQLVFRTLLEAGFGAAHYYLFGFYIPRRFLCQNPPCTTQVDCYISRPTEKTVMLSFMLGAASLSLLLNMLDFIWAIKRSVRQKSRRKMMMEKLFVEEERCFLTARQTSTGTEPAPQRDLEAAPGPVESFRKRQGSRGSRAGGMLDFGPELPALEHCSLPRALRNPDSNSNGNNGYFSQEERDGSEVALCPQDPTGTPRSIRVSKRSKLKPPPPPRRTLALPSGDVSATTAVCTRRLGQYTLVGLGSGAEVQTAEDGLEKRSEWV
- the ccny gene encoding cyclin-Y isoform X2, with protein sequence MGNTTSCCVSSSPKHRRSNHSRLEPYRPEPELSREDTGCNLQHISDRENIDDLPMEYNPSDHPRASTIFLSKSQTDVREKRKSLYINHFTHISESKHHPGPMRRKYSSCSTIFLDDSTVSQPNLKYTIKCVALAIYYHIKNRDADGRMLLDIFDEKLHPLSKSEVPADYDKHDPEQKQIYRFVRTLFSAAQLTAECAIVTLIYLERLLTYAEIDICPANWKRIVLGAILLASKVWDDQAVWNVDYCQILKDITVEDMNELERQFLELVQFNINVPSSVYAKYYFDLRSLAEANNLSLPLEPLSRDKAQKLEAISRLCDDKYKDLRKQAKKRSVSADNLAAVRWCPAILS
- the ccny gene encoding cyclin-Y isoform X1; the protein is MGNTTSCCVSSSPKHRRSNHSRLEPYRPEPELSREDTGCNLQHISDRENIDDLPMEYNPSDHPRASTIFLSKSQTDVAVPSKRVREKRKSLYINHFTHISESKHHPGPMRRKYSSCSTIFLDDSTVSQPNLKYTIKCVALAIYYHIKNRDADGRMLLDIFDEKLHPLSKSEVPADYDKHDPEQKQIYRFVRTLFSAAQLTAECAIVTLIYLERLLTYAEIDICPANWKRIVLGAILLASKVWDDQAVWNVDYCQILKDITVEDMNELERQFLELVQFNINVPSSVYAKYYFDLRSLAEANNLSLPLEPLSRDKAQKLEAISRLCDDKYKDLRKQAKKRSVSADNLAAVRWCPAILS
- the ccny gene encoding cyclin-Y isoform X3, giving the protein MGNTTSCCVSSSPKHRRSNHSRLEPYRPEPELSREDTGCNLQHISDRENIDDLPMEYNPSDHPRASTIFLSKSQTDVAVPSKRVREKRKSLYINHHHPGPMRRKYSSCSTIFLDDSTVSQPNLKYTIKCVALAIYYHIKNRDADGRMLLDIFDEKLHPLSKSEVPADYDKHDPEQKQIYRFVRTLFSAAQLTAECAIVTLIYLERLLTYAEIDICPANWKRIVLGAILLASKVWDDQAVWNVDYCQILKDITVEDMNELERQFLELVQFNINVPSSVYAKYYFDLRSLAEANNLSLPLEPLSRDKAQKLEAISRLCDDKYKDLRKQAKKRSVSADNLAAVRWCPAILS
- the ccny gene encoding cyclin-Y isoform X4 produces the protein MGNTTSCCVSSSPKHRRSNHSRLEPYRPEPELSREDTGCNLQHISDRENIDDLPMEYNPSDHPRASTIFLSKSQTDVREKRKSLYINHHHPGPMRRKYSSCSTIFLDDSTVSQPNLKYTIKCVALAIYYHIKNRDADGRMLLDIFDEKLHPLSKSEVPADYDKHDPEQKQIYRFVRTLFSAAQLTAECAIVTLIYLERLLTYAEIDICPANWKRIVLGAILLASKVWDDQAVWNVDYCQILKDITVEDMNELERQFLELVQFNINVPSSVYAKYYFDLRSLAEANNLSLPLEPLSRDKAQKLEAISRLCDDKYKDLRKQAKKRSVSADNLAAVRWCPAILS